The proteins below are encoded in one region of Lagenorhynchus albirostris chromosome 7, mLagAlb1.1, whole genome shotgun sequence:
- the INIP gene encoding SOSS complex subunit C isoform X7, translating into MAANPSGQGFQNKNRVAILAELDKEKRKLLMQNQSSTNHPGASIALSRPALNKDFRDHAEQQHIAAQQKAALQHAHAHSSGYFITQDSAFGNLILPVLPRLDPE; encoded by the exons ATGGCAGCAAACCCTTCAGGACAAG gttttcaaaacaaaaatagagttgcAATCTTGGCAGAGctggacaaagaaaaaagaaaattactaatgCAGAACCAATCTTCAACAAATCATCCTGGAGCTAG CATCGCGCTCTCGAGACCCGCTCTTAACAAGGACTTCCGGGACCACGCTGAGCAGCAGCATATTGCAGCCCAGCAGAAGGCggctttgcag CATGCACATGCACATTCATCTGGATACTTCATAACTCAAGATTCTGCATTTGGGAATCTTATTCTTCCTGTTTTACCTCGCCTTGAcccagaatga
- the INIP gene encoding SOSS complex subunit C isoform X8, whose amino-acid sequence MAANPSGQGFQNKNRVAILAELDKEKRKLLMQNQSSTNHPGASIALSRPALNKDFRDHAEQQHIAAQQKAALQIFVPTTQPHLTPTI is encoded by the exons ATGGCAGCAAACCCTTCAGGACAAG gttttcaaaacaaaaatagagttgcAATCTTGGCAGAGctggacaaagaaaaaagaaaattactaatgCAGAACCAATCTTCAACAAATCATCCTGGAGCTAG CATCGCGCTCTCGAGACCCGCTCTTAACAAGGACTTCCGGGACCACGCTGAGCAGCAGCATATTGCAGCCCAGCAGAAGGCggctttgcag aTATTTGTACCAACCACACAGCCCCATCTTACCCCAACTATATGA
- the INIP gene encoding SOSS complex subunit C isoform X9: protein MQNQSSTNHPGASIALSRPALNKDFRDHAEQQHIAAQQKAALQHAHAHSSGYFITQDSAFGNLILPVLPRLDPE, encoded by the exons atgCAGAACCAATCTTCAACAAATCATCCTGGAGCTAG CATCGCGCTCTCGAGACCCGCTCTTAACAAGGACTTCCGGGACCACGCTGAGCAGCAGCATATTGCAGCCCAGCAGAAGGCggctttgcag CATGCACATGCACATTCATCTGGATACTTCATAACTCAAGATTCTGCATTTGGGAATCTTATTCTTCCTGTTTTACCTCGCCTTGAcccagaatga
- the INIP gene encoding SOSS complex subunit C isoform X3: protein MAAPFRFFLLRTATAFLHLALVTQTSLVHQTESSLTCDAQPFHSTGRGRNQTGKPKEETEKGMYWGRKMGCTPSGAPVLFWERARKRRWNRLKQAKRFSHSFKVSVAHSFQSNAMRSICPQA from the exons ATGGCTGCGCCATTTAGATTCTTTCTGTTGAGAACTGCGACTGCTTTTCTTCATTTGG CTTTGGTCACACAAACCAGTCTGGTCCATCAGACAGAAAGCAGTTTGACCTGCGATGCCCAGCCCTTCCACTCTACCGGAAG aggaagaaatcaaacagggaaaccgaaagaagaaacagaaaagggaatGTACTGGGGAAGGAAGATGGGCTGCACACCTTCTGGGGCTCCAGTCCTTTTCTGGGAGAGGGCAAGAAAAAGGAGATGGAACAGACTGAAACAAGCCAAAAG GTTCTCTCATTCTTTCAAGGTTTCGGTAGCACATAGTTTCCAGAGCAATGCCATGAGGAGTATTTGTCCTCAGGCCTAG
- the INIP gene encoding SOSS complex subunit C isoform X5 — protein MAAPFRFFLLRTATAFLHLALVTQTSLVHQTESSLTCDAQPFHSTGSKNGGENDPKQRKKSNRETERRNRKGNVLGKEDGLHTFWGSSPFLGEGKKKEMEQTETSQKVLSGLPPLS, from the exons ATGGCTGCGCCATTTAGATTCTTTCTGTTGAGAACTGCGACTGCTTTTCTTCATTTGG CTTTGGTCACACAAACCAGTCTGGTCCATCAGACAGAAAGCAGTTTGACCTGCGATGCCCAGCCCTTCCACTCTACCGGAAG CAAAAATGGTGGTGAAAATGATCCTAAGCAgaggaagaaatcaaacagggaaaccgaaagaagaaacagaaaagggaatGTACTGGGGAAGGAAGATGGGCTGCACACCTTCTGGGGCTCCAGTCCTTTTCTGGGAGAGGGCAAGAAAAAGGAGATGGAACAGACTGAAACAAGCCAAAAG
- the INIP gene encoding SOSS complex subunit C isoform X4, translating into MAAPFRFFLLRTATAFLHLALVTQTSLVHQTESSLTCDAQPFHSTGSKNGGENDPKQRKKSNRETERRNRKGNVLGKEDGLHTFWGSSPFLGEGKKKEMEQTETSQKVLSFFQGFGST; encoded by the exons ATGGCTGCGCCATTTAGATTCTTTCTGTTGAGAACTGCGACTGCTTTTCTTCATTTGG CTTTGGTCACACAAACCAGTCTGGTCCATCAGACAGAAAGCAGTTTGACCTGCGATGCCCAGCCCTTCCACTCTACCGGAAG CAAAAATGGTGGTGAAAATGATCCTAAGCAgaggaagaaatcaaacagggaaaccgaaagaagaaacagaaaagggaatGTACTGGGGAAGGAAGATGGGCTGCACACCTTCTGGGGCTCCAGTCCTTTTCTGGGAGAGGGCAAGAAAAAGGAGATGGAACAGACTGAAACAAGCCAAAAG GTTCTCTCATTCTTTCAAGGTTTCGGTAGCACATAG
- the INIP gene encoding SOSS complex subunit C isoform X1, which yields MAAPFRFFLLRTATAFLHLALVTQTSLVHQTESSLTCDAQPFHSTGSKNGGENDPKQRKKSNRETERRNRKGNVLGKEDGLHTFWGSSPFLGEGKKKEMEQTETSQKVLFLRDALRHWERMSWHLRESGQAPGH from the exons ATGGCTGCGCCATTTAGATTCTTTCTGTTGAGAACTGCGACTGCTTTTCTTCATTTGG CTTTGGTCACACAAACCAGTCTGGTCCATCAGACAGAAAGCAGTTTGACCTGCGATGCCCAGCCCTTCCACTCTACCGGAAG CAAAAATGGTGGTGAAAATGATCCTAAGCAgaggaagaaatcaaacagggaaaccgaaagaagaaacagaaaagggaatGTACTGGGGAAGGAAGATGGGCTGCACACCTTCTGGGGCTCCAGTCCTTTTCTGGGAGAGGGCAAGAAAAAGGAGATGGAACAGACTGAAACAAGCCAAAAGGTATTGTTCCTGAGAGATGCCCTCAGGCACTGGGAAAGAATGTCTTGGCACCTAAGGGAGAGTGGGCAGGCACCAGGCCATTGA